One window from the genome of Pseudanabaena yagii GIHE-NHR1 encodes:
- a CDS encoding Txe/YoeB family addiction module toxin, producing MKWKLVYTKQAQKDAKKIAATNLKDKVTELLAIIQVNPFQNPPPYEKLVGDLAGAYSRRINIQHRLVYQVIESEQTIKIIRMWTHYE from the coding sequence GTGAAGTGGAAATTGGTATACACAAAGCAAGCTCAAAAGGATGCTAAGAAAATTGCTGCAACTAATCTCAAAGATAAGGTTACTGAACTTTTAGCCATAATTCAGGTAAATCCATTCCAAAATCCGCCACCCTATGAAAAGTTAGTTGGTGATTTAGCTGGTGCATATTCCCGCAGAATCAATATCCAGCATCGACTTGTTTATCAGGTGATCGAATCAGAGCAAACCATTAAAATAATCAGGATGTGGACACATTACGAGTAA
- the clpP gene encoding ATP-dependent Clp endopeptidase proteolytic subunit ClpP — translation MVNSKRMFPLSSQLTSSQFAIASTQNQVVPMVVEQSGKGERAFDIFSRLLRERIIFLGSQVDDTSANLIMSQLLFLEAEDPEKDIYLYINSPGGSVYSGMAILDTMNHVRPDVCTICMGLAASMGAFLLAAGAKGKRMSLPNARIMIHQPLGGAQGQAVDIEIQAREILYIKRSLNEMLAENTGKPLEQIEQDTERDFFMSPAEAQQYGLIDRVLTNANGPQPSVLSLV, via the coding sequence ATGGTGAATTCAAAACGAATGTTCCCTTTATCTAGTCAATTAACATCGAGTCAATTCGCGATCGCTTCAACCCAAAATCAGGTTGTACCAATGGTGGTTGAGCAATCAGGTAAAGGCGAGAGAGCATTTGACATCTTCTCGCGCCTATTGCGAGAGCGGATTATTTTCTTGGGTTCGCAAGTCGATGACACCAGCGCCAATTTAATCATGTCCCAGCTTTTATTCTTAGAAGCTGAAGATCCCGAAAAAGACATTTATCTGTACATCAACTCCCCCGGTGGCTCTGTCTACTCAGGGATGGCGATCCTCGACACGATGAACCATGTCCGTCCTGATGTCTGTACCATTTGTATGGGTCTAGCTGCTAGCATGGGAGCATTCCTCCTTGCGGCTGGTGCTAAGGGCAAGCGGATGTCTCTACCAAATGCACGGATCATGATTCACCAACCCCTCGGTGGCGCTCAAGGTCAAGCAGTGGATATCGAAATTCAAGCAAGAGAAATTTTGTATATTAAGCGATCGCTGAACGAGATGTTAGCCGAAAATACAGGTAAGCCCCTTGAACAGATCGAGCAAGATACCGAGCGCGATTTCTTTATGTCCCCTGCCGAAGCTCAGCAATATGGTTTAATCGATCGCGTTTTAACCAATGCCAATGGCCCTCAGCCATCTGTCCTCTCCCTAGTCTAG
- a CDS encoding XisI protein, with product METLTEYQSLLRKILEKYTQIPYRYGDITTTLIISEDHNHFLLMDQGWEKGLRVHGCLFHGQIINDKIWIHYDGIEDSVTEDLVAAGVPKERIVLGFYPPDVRVHTGYAVV from the coding sequence ATGGAAACTCTAACTGAATATCAAAGTTTGTTACGAAAAATACTTGAGAAGTATACTCAGATACCCTACAGATATGGTGACATTACTACCACATTAATTATTAGTGAAGACCATAACCACTTTTTGTTAATGGATCAGGGCTGGGAAAAAGGATTACGGGTGCATGGTTGTTTATTTCATGGTCAGATTATTAACGATAAAATCTGGATTCATTATGATGGAATAGAAGATAGCGTAACTGAAGATTTGGTTGCTGCTGGTGTTCCTAAAGAGAGGATTGTTTTAGGATTTTATCCACCTGATGTAAGAGTACATACAGGTTATGCTGTTGTTTAG
- the mazG gene encoding nucleoside triphosphate pyrophosphohydrolase, which translates to MSFDSSANLVALQHLIDVVAKLRSPDGGCPWDLEQTPESLIPYIIEEAYEVVDAIQGGDKKAIAEELGDLLLQVVLQSQIASESQDFSIAEVAEGIAQKLIRRHPHVFGDVKAENMEEIYQNWEKIKAEEKGEDLAATQKLSYKLKRYARSLPPLTAGMKISQKAAANGFEWDNADGVWAKFHEELDELRHALEHESKENQQAELGDLLFTLINVARWYDLDPSEALQSTNRKFIQRLETIETLSDRPIDSFTTEELDNLWKQAKEKLK; encoded by the coding sequence ATGAGTTTTGATTCTTCGGCTAACTTGGTTGCACTGCAACATTTGATCGATGTGGTGGCAAAGTTGCGATCGCCTGATGGCGGATGTCCTTGGGATTTGGAGCAAACTCCTGAAAGCTTGATCCCCTATATCATCGAGGAAGCCTATGAGGTCGTCGATGCGATTCAGGGCGGCGATAAAAAGGCGATCGCGGAGGAGTTAGGTGACTTATTGCTACAGGTGGTATTGCAGTCACAAATCGCCAGTGAATCGCAGGACTTTAGCATCGCCGAAGTTGCCGAGGGGATTGCCCAAAAGCTAATTCGTCGCCACCCCCATGTCTTTGGTGATGTGAAAGCCGAAAATATGGAGGAAATTTATCAAAATTGGGAAAAGATCAAGGCTGAGGAAAAGGGTGAAGATTTGGCAGCAACCCAAAAGCTGAGTTACAAACTCAAACGCTATGCGCGATCGCTACCACCATTAACGGCTGGTATGAAAATCTCCCAGAAAGCTGCTGCTAATGGCTTTGAGTGGGACAATGCCGATGGAGTTTGGGCAAAGTTTCATGAGGAGTTAGATGAGTTGCGCCATGCCCTAGAACATGAATCAAAGGAAAATCAACAGGCGGAGTTAGGTGATTTATTATTTACGCTGATTAATGTGGCACGTTGGTATGACCTTGATCCCTCGGAGGCGTTGCAATCCACAAATCGTAAGTTTATTCAGCGTCTAGAAACGATTGAGACTTTAAGCGATCGCCCCATAGATAGCTTTACTACCGAGGAGTTAGACAATCTCTGGAAACAAGCCAAGGAAAAGCTCAAATAA
- a CDS encoding FHA domain-containing protein: MITLNLLHPIEATPIQTWKFESEPVIRIGRSGDNDVILYSSVVSRYHVEIHRHPLHWEIVNIGANGTYINDQPIEKERVQDGITIRLAATGPKLQILLDGAGSPTPLQQIAATQPVTSKKPSDNRPTFMPRK; this comes from the coding sequence GTGATTACGCTTAACTTGCTGCATCCTATTGAGGCTACTCCTATCCAAACATGGAAATTTGAGTCTGAGCCAGTGATTCGGATTGGGCGCTCTGGTGATAATGACGTTATTTTATATAGCTCAGTTGTTTCCCGTTACCATGTCGAAATCCACCGTCATCCCCTACATTGGGAAATCGTCAATATTGGTGCAAATGGTACATATATCAACGATCAGCCCATCGAAAAAGAACGAGTACAAGATGGGATCACCATTCGACTAGCAGCAACGGGACCAAAATTACAAATTTTATTAGATGGGGCAGGATCTCCCACCCCTCTCCAACAGATTGCTGCCACTCAGCCAGTCACATCCAAGAAACCAAGCGATAATCGTCCTACTTTTATGCCCCGTAAATAG
- a CDS encoding element excision factor XisH family protein, with amino-acid sequence MAKDIYHNAVRTALEKDGWLITNDPLTLKIGRRKALVDLGAEKLLAAEREGQKIAVEIKSFLNPSPLHDLEQAVGQFVLYSKVLAQQEPDRILYLAITRLVFSEIFSEEIGQLMLSETDLRLIIFDPNKEEIVQWKL; translated from the coding sequence GTGGCAAAAGATATTTACCATAATGCTGTAAGAACAGCTTTAGAAAAGGATGGATGGTTGATAACTAATGATCCTTTGACCTTAAAAATAGGTCGTCGCAAAGCTCTAGTAGATTTAGGCGCGGAAAAACTATTGGCAGCAGAAAGGGAAGGTCAAAAAATTGCTGTAGAAATTAAGAGTTTTCTTAACCCATCACCGCTTCATGATTTAGAACAGGCTGTAGGACAATTTGTACTATACTCCAAGGTTTTAGCACAACAGGAGCCTGACAGGATACTATATTTAGCAATAACACGCCTAGTTTTTAGTGAGATTTTCTCAGAAGAAATTGGTCAACTTATGCTCAGCGAGACTGACTTGAGACTAATCATATTTGATCCCAATAAGGAGGAAATAGTCCAATGGAAACTCTAA
- a CDS encoding NAD(P)/FAD-dependent oxidoreductase — translation MTTVTIVGCGVIGALIAYELSKDSQANDLDITVIEANSQPAMGATGASLGVLMAACSAKAKGDLVKLRLASLSKYDRLIAELTAQTKHDLLYNRHGILSLYRSPDAEMKARSLIEIRKEQGFELQWLGKSQIAEQFPQWLTDSGLLSPCDRALHPRKFAQALVDAATQNGVKFHWNTSVQNLEDLSSDHLVITAGLGSNALIAPLLREQKQDLLQPVGGQALRVKVPNLNLKTIVHAENEDGSDINIVPLGDDQYWLGATVEFEYEQLPREENIAFLLEQAIAWCPAFAKAEVLETWAGERPRPQATRAPILGFIPNHPQMLIATGHYRNGVMMAPVTAQITKDLLLNGKSDLPWQPFSL, via the coding sequence ATGACAACTGTTACTATTGTTGGCTGCGGGGTAATCGGAGCATTAATTGCCTATGAACTAAGCAAGGATAGTCAGGCAAACGACCTTGATATAACTGTGATTGAGGCGAATAGTCAACCTGCTATGGGAGCAACAGGTGCTTCGTTAGGAGTTTTGATGGCGGCTTGTAGTGCTAAGGCAAAGGGGGACTTGGTCAAATTGCGTTTGGCTAGCTTAAGCAAGTACGATCGCTTAATTGCTGAGTTGACTGCTCAAACTAAACATGATCTTCTCTATAACCGTCATGGCATTTTGAGCTTGTATCGATCGCCCGACGCTGAGATGAAAGCGCGATCGCTGATCGAAATTCGCAAAGAACAGGGATTTGAGTTGCAATGGTTAGGAAAGTCTCAAATTGCTGAACAATTTCCCCAATGGCTCACAGATAGTGGTTTGCTCAGCCCTTGCGATCGCGCCCTGCATCCTCGCAAGTTTGCCCAAGCTCTGGTGGACGCGGCTACGCAAAATGGGGTGAAGTTTCATTGGAATACATCAGTTCAGAACTTAGAAGACCTATCTAGCGATCACCTTGTGATTACAGCAGGTCTTGGTTCTAATGCTCTCATTGCGCCATTGTTAAGAGAGCAGAAGCAAGATTTACTGCAACCAGTTGGTGGTCAAGCCCTGCGTGTAAAAGTCCCAAATCTCAATCTCAAAACGATTGTTCATGCTGAAAATGAGGATGGTTCAGATATTAATATTGTGCCTCTTGGAGATGATCAATATTGGCTTGGTGCAACCGTTGAGTTTGAGTACGAGCAATTACCGCGTGAGGAGAATATTGCCTTTTTGTTAGAACAGGCGATCGCATGGTGTCCTGCTTTTGCTAAGGCGGAAGTCCTAGAAACATGGGCAGGAGAACGACCTAGACCACAAGCGACAAGAGCACCCATTTTAGGATTTATCCCCAATCATCCCCAGATGTTGATCGCCACAGGGCATTACCGCAATGGGGTCATGATGGCTCCCGTCACTGCTCAAATTACCAAAGACTTACTATTAAATGGCAAAAGTGATTTACCTTGGCAACCTTTCTCACTGTAG
- a CDS encoding alpha/beta hydrolase codes for MTESSLESAQNQQTQTRSPKNWLRPVAITGIAIASFYGSVCAGLWFGQTRLVFSPEKELTTTPAKFNAKYEDVLIPVKKTDGTSENIHGWWLPNAKQVQSSNLSDRKVILYLHGKGKNISANAKHANRLMRMGFSVLVIDYRGYGRSEGDFPTESSVYADAQTAWDYLIEKGYKPNQIMIYGHSLGGAIAIDLALKHPDALGMIVDASFTSMSDMAQLDPKYRIFPIDLLIHQRFDSIAKVRSLAIPVLYIHGTADELIPPMMSQRLYDATPTKKQIVFIPNGGHNNNAATNEPLYLNSISSFFNL; via the coding sequence ATGACTGAATCATCTTTAGAATCAGCACAAAATCAGCAAACTCAAACCCGATCGCCTAAAAATTGGTTGCGTCCCGTCGCGATCACAGGCATCGCGATCGCTAGTTTTTATGGTTCAGTTTGTGCAGGGCTATGGTTTGGACAAACAAGACTGGTATTTTCTCCTGAAAAAGAACTGACGACCACGCCAGCCAAGTTTAATGCGAAATATGAGGATGTCTTAATTCCTGTCAAAAAGACCGATGGCACAAGTGAAAATATTCATGGCTGGTGGCTACCCAATGCCAAACAGGTTCAGAGTAGTAATCTTAGCGATCGCAAAGTGATCTTGTATCTGCATGGTAAGGGTAAAAATATTAGTGCTAATGCCAAGCACGCAAATCGCCTCATGCGAATGGGATTTTCGGTCTTAGTAATTGATTATCGTGGCTATGGCAGAAGTGAGGGTGATTTCCCCACTGAGTCCTCAGTTTATGCCGATGCCCAAACAGCATGGGACTATCTAATCGAAAAGGGTTACAAACCAAATCAAATCATGATTTATGGGCATTCCCTAGGTGGTGCGATCGCGATCGATCTTGCGCTGAAACATCCTGATGCCTTGGGCATGATTGTAGATGCTTCATTTACCTCGATGAGCGACATGGCGCAACTCGATCCCAAATATCGCATTTTCCCCATTGATCTATTAATTCATCAGCGTTTTGATTCGATCGCTAAGGTGCGATCGCTAGCTATACCTGTCCTCTATATTCATGGTACTGCCGATGAGTTGATTCCCCCCATGATGAGTCAGCGCTTATACGATGCAACACCAACCAAAAAACAAATTGTTTTCATTCCCAATGGCGGACATAACAATAATGCCGCCACCAATGAGCCTTTATATTTGAATTCAATTAGTAGTTTCTTTAACCTCTAG
- the tig gene encoding trigger factor yields MKVTLEKLPASQIGFDIQVEGAKSQAIYDRVVKDLTRTIQVPGFRKGKAPQQLVLRQVGSQRLKANVLEELLEKTLNEALAENKEVKDKALGGFQLITDLETLVQTFIPGQDLSFKAAIDVEPEITLAKYQGFSVKAEEIKPDLTEVDRTLHEFQVRKSTLVPVEDRAIELNDVATVDLKVLDRETGEELPDAGEDDFQVDVDEKAFIPEVVKALVGAKIDDVVEVESVFPQDYYPEEYVGKEIKYVITVKSIKGRELPALDDEFAKSISDKETIAELRELLEQRVIDEADSKTKANKETAILEALTAELEVDLPATLVQQELDFLVRQQASYLQERIDPAMAKQLFTKELVEEMRRLNRPEAVKRLRRKVALDEIVKQEKIVADEATLNERVAGALEALKGQNIDPDRLATVIREEILTENALTWLIEHSEIELVEQGSLKPPADETLESIEPEIDADGVVTVDATSEEA; encoded by the coding sequence ATGAAGGTCACTCTAGAGAAGCTTCCCGCTAGTCAAATTGGTTTTGACATTCAAGTAGAAGGGGCAAAGTCTCAAGCAATATACGATCGCGTTGTCAAAGACTTGACACGTACGATCCAAGTCCCCGGTTTTCGCAAAGGCAAAGCACCCCAACAGCTTGTACTAAGACAAGTTGGTAGTCAGCGACTCAAAGCAAATGTTCTCGAAGAGTTGCTAGAAAAAACCTTAAACGAAGCCCTCGCCGAAAATAAAGAAGTAAAAGATAAAGCTCTAGGCGGCTTTCAGCTAATTACTGATCTCGAAACCCTTGTCCAAACCTTCATCCCTGGGCAAGATTTATCTTTTAAAGCAGCGATCGATGTAGAGCCAGAAATTACTCTTGCAAAGTATCAAGGTTTTAGCGTTAAAGCTGAGGAAATCAAACCCGATCTTACGGAAGTCGATCGCACCTTACATGAATTTCAAGTGCGTAAGTCCACCTTAGTACCCGTCGAAGATCGCGCCATTGAATTAAATGATGTCGCAACAGTTGATCTAAAAGTACTTGATCGTGAAACTGGTGAAGAATTACCTGATGCTGGTGAAGACGATTTTCAGGTAGATGTTGATGAAAAAGCATTTATCCCTGAAGTTGTCAAAGCATTGGTTGGCGCAAAAATCGACGATGTGGTGGAAGTTGAGTCAGTTTTCCCCCAAGACTACTACCCCGAAGAATATGTCGGTAAGGAAATTAAGTATGTAATTACAGTTAAGTCAATTAAGGGTCGTGAATTACCCGCCCTTGATGATGAGTTTGCCAAATCCATCAGCGATAAGGAAACGATCGCTGAATTGCGTGAGCTTTTAGAACAGCGCGTTATTGATGAGGCTGATTCCAAGACTAAGGCAAACAAAGAAACTGCTATCCTTGAAGCCCTCACTGCTGAACTCGAAGTAGATTTACCTGCGACATTGGTGCAGCAAGAACTAGATTTCTTGGTAAGACAGCAAGCCAGCTATCTGCAAGAGCGCATTGATCCTGCGATGGCAAAGCAACTCTTCACCAAGGAGTTGGTCGAAGAAATGCGCCGCCTCAATCGTCCAGAAGCTGTGAAACGCCTCAGACGTAAGGTTGCCCTTGATGAAATCGTCAAACAAGAAAAAATTGTTGCCGATGAAGCTACCCTCAACGAAAGAGTTGCTGGTGCGCTAGAAGCCCTCAAGGGTCAAAATATCGATCCTGATCGCTTGGCAACCGTCATTCGTGAAGAAATCTTGACCGAAAATGCCCTCACATGGTTGATCGAACATTCTGAGATCGAGCTAGTTGAGCAAGGCTCTTTGAAGCCGCCAGCTGATGAAACCCTCGAAAGCATTGAACCAGAGATTGATGCTGATGGAGTAGTAACGGTTGATGCAACATCTGAAGAAGCTTAG
- a CDS encoding restriction endonuclease: MSIPDFQSIMLPLMQLASDGKEHSFRDSVEYLAKLFKLSDDDRKELLPSGQQPTFDNRVGWTKTHLIKAGLLESPRRAIFQITDRGKEVLRNNPTEINAKFLKQFPEYVAFAGANTSGNSSLAPQDNLTEQITPEEALASAYQKLKLALAQDLLTLVKECSPDFFERLVVKLLVKMGYGGSIQDAGKAIGRSGDEGIDGIIKEDRLGLDAIYIQAKKWEGTVGRPEIQKFVGALAGQGAKKGVFITTSSFSREAQEYANNMKDTKIVLLDGEQLTQYMIDYNLGVSVISQYEVKKIDSDFFADE; encoded by the coding sequence ATGTCAATTCCAGATTTTCAATCAATTATGCTTCCATTAATGCAACTGGCTAGCGATGGGAAAGAGCATTCTTTTAGAGATAGTGTGGAATATTTAGCAAAGTTGTTTAAGCTGTCTGATGATGATAGGAAAGAGTTACTCCCTAGCGGGCAACAACCTACCTTTGATAATCGTGTTGGTTGGACAAAAACACATTTGATCAAAGCAGGATTATTAGAATCTCCACGTCGTGCAATCTTTCAAATTACGGATCGTGGCAAAGAAGTCCTTAGAAATAATCCGACAGAAATTAATGCCAAATTTCTTAAGCAGTTTCCTGAATATGTGGCATTTGCAGGTGCTAATACATCTGGGAATTCTAGTTTAGCTCCGCAAGACAATTTAACTGAACAAATCACTCCAGAAGAGGCTTTAGCTTCCGCTTATCAGAAGTTGAAGTTAGCTTTAGCTCAAGATCTGTTGACTCTTGTGAAAGAATGTTCACCTGACTTTTTTGAACGATTAGTGGTAAAACTATTGGTCAAAATGGGTTATGGTGGATCTATCCAAGATGCAGGAAAAGCTATTGGCAGAAGTGGTGATGAAGGTATTGATGGAATTATTAAAGAAGACCGTCTTGGGTTAGATGCAATTTATATCCAAGCTAAAAAATGGGAGGGAACGGTTGGTCGTCCTGAAATTCAAAAGTTTGTTGGCGCATTAGCGGGGCAGGGTGCAAAAAAAGGTGTATTTATAACGACTTCTAGTTTTTCAAGAGAAGCTCAAGAATATGCCAACAACATGAAAGACACTAAAATTGTGTTATTAGATGGTGAACAATTAACGCAATATATGATTGATTATAATTTAGGCGTATCAGTCATTTCACAGTATGAAGTTAAAAAAATTGATTCCGATTTTTTTGCTGATGAATAA
- a CDS encoding type II toxin-antitoxin system Phd/YefM family antitoxin produces MSTISLNEAQVKLQDLINEVSQSHEPIMISGSTSNAFLVSEEDWKGIQETIYLLSIPEVGTSILQGLATPISECSETLEW; encoded by the coding sequence ATGTCAACAATATCCCTAAACGAAGCTCAAGTTAAACTTCAAGATCTGATTAATGAGGTTTCACAATCTCATGAGCCTATAATGATTTCAGGATCAACCTCTAATGCGTTCTTAGTATCTGAAGAAGATTGGAAGGGAATTCAAGAAACAATCTATTTACTTTCAATTCCTGAGGTAGGCACTTCAATTTTACAAGGTTTAGCAACTCCCATTAGTGAATGTAGCGAGACACTAGAATGGTGA
- the gatB gene encoding Asp-tRNA(Asn)/Glu-tRNA(Gln) amidotransferase subunit GatB yields the protein MTATATKTTTKTQYEAVIGLETHCQLTTNSKIFCNCSTQFGATPNTNVCPVCLGMPGVLPVLNEKVLEYAVKAGLALNCQIAPHSKFDRKQYFYPDLPKNYQVSQYDLPIAEHGWLEIQLEDGSTKRIGITRLHMEEDAGKLVHAGSDRLSGSSHSLVDFNRTGVPLCEIVSEPDMRSGAEAAAYAQELRRIMRYLGVCDGNMQEGSLRCDVNISVRPIGQEKFGTKVEIKNMNSFNAIQRAIDFEINRQIEALESGSETIKQETRLWEENSQRTISMRSKEGASDYRYFPEPDLMAIEIPLTTLEKYRSELPTLPVANRHRYRDEFGLTPYDAALIADDRSIAEFFDATILTGAEPKQVFNWVMGDITAYLNENKLKIGDIALTPAILGEMIALIADGTISSKIAKDILPELIVKGGSVKELVASKGLTVLAGAELEKIIDEIIAANPKEVEQYKAGKTKLLGFFVGQTMKKTQGRAEPQSTNKLIADKLAG from the coding sequence ATGACTGCAACCGCCACCAAGACAACAACCAAAACACAATACGAAGCTGTCATTGGACTAGAAACTCACTGTCAGTTGACCACGAACTCCAAGATATTTTGTAACTGTTCAACCCAGTTTGGCGCAACCCCAAATACTAATGTTTGCCCTGTTTGTCTCGGAATGCCGGGGGTGTTGCCCGTACTTAACGAAAAAGTTTTGGAATACGCAGTCAAGGCTGGACTAGCACTAAATTGTCAAATTGCCCCCCATAGCAAATTCGATCGCAAACAATATTTTTATCCTGACCTTCCCAAAAACTATCAAGTCTCTCAATACGACTTACCGATCGCAGAACATGGCTGGCTGGAAATCCAATTAGAAGATGGCAGCACGAAGCGTATTGGCATTACCCGCCTACACATGGAAGAGGATGCAGGCAAGTTAGTCCATGCAGGTAGCGATCGCCTCTCAGGTTCTAGTCACTCCCTCGTAGATTTCAATCGTACAGGTGTACCTTTGTGCGAAATCGTCTCGGAACCAGATATGAGATCGGGAGCAGAAGCGGCTGCCTATGCTCAAGAACTGCGACGGATTATGCGCTACCTTGGTGTTTGCGATGGCAATATGCAAGAAGGTTCGCTACGTTGTGACGTAAATATCTCTGTGCGTCCTATCGGACAAGAGAAGTTCGGCACGAAGGTAGAAATCAAAAATATGAACTCCTTTAATGCCATTCAAAGAGCGATCGATTTTGAAATTAATCGTCAAATAGAAGCTCTTGAGTCTGGTAGTGAAACCATCAAACAAGAAACTCGCCTTTGGGAAGAAAATAGTCAACGCACAATCAGTATGCGTTCTAAGGAAGGAGCTAGTGACTATCGCTATTTCCCTGAGCCTGACTTGATGGCGATCGAAATTCCCTTAACGACTTTGGAGAAATATCGTTCCGAACTTCCCACGCTTCCTGTGGCAAATCGTCATCGCTATCGCGATGAGTTTGGACTGACTCCCTACGATGCCGCTCTGATTGCCGACGATCGCAGTATTGCTGAATTCTTTGATGCAACAATTTTGACTGGTGCAGAACCTAAGCAAGTGTTTAACTGGGTGATGGGCGACATTACCGCCTATCTCAATGAGAATAAGCTCAAGATTGGTGACATCGCGCTTACTCCTGCGATTTTAGGCGAAATGATTGCTTTAATTGCCGATGGTACGATCAGCAGTAAAATTGCGAAGGACATCTTGCCTGAATTAATCGTCAAGGGTGGATCAGTCAAAGAACTTGTTGCATCTAAAGGTTTAACAGTTCTTGCGGGTGCGGAACTAGAGAAAATCATTGATGAGATTATTGCTGCGAATCCGAAGGAAGTGGAGCAATATAAAGCTGGTAAAACCAAGCTCTTAGGCTTCTTTGTCGGTCAAACCATGAAGAAAACCCAAGGACGCGCCGAACCTCAATCTACTAATAAATTGATTGCCGATAAATTGGCAGGATAA
- the crtD gene encoding C-3',4' desaturase CrtD encodes MLSKNKQKIIVVGAGIGGLTAAALLAKRGYEVIVYDLALVAGGCASTFKRRGFTFDVGATQVAGLESGGIHDRIFRELEIELPEATHCDPACAVFLPDESEPINVWRDRQKWKHERQRQFPNSEPFWQFLEDLFWRSWRFQSRDPILPPRNLWDAWQLIKALRIDTLATVPYTFSTVGDALRGFGLANDKRLRTFLDLQLKLYSQVNAEETALLYAATALAVSQTPLGLFHLQGSMQVLSDRLVASIERDGGKVLMQHRVSEIKEKGKRKKVKVESLKTAETFWDEADHVVANVTVNNFVQLLGDATPKGYAQRVNHLKPASVAFVVYLGVDRAAIPKDCPPHLQFLEAYEGSPIDKPHSLFVSVSKEGDGRAPEGKATIIASEFTDAAIWYGDNDYLTLKQKFTERAIAQLSAYFHLNEQTIIHVEAATPQTFARYTGRDRGIVGGVGMRVSTFGPFGFANRTPLKNIWLVGDSTHPGEGTAGVSYSALTVVRQIEQLQ; translated from the coding sequence GTGCTCAGTAAAAACAAACAGAAAATAATTGTAGTTGGGGCGGGAATCGGTGGCTTAACGGCAGCAGCTTTATTGGCGAAGCGGGGCTACGAAGTGATTGTTTACGATCTCGCTCTAGTTGCAGGTGGTTGTGCATCAACATTTAAGCGAAGAGGCTTTACCTTTGATGTAGGCGCGACACAGGTGGCAGGATTAGAATCTGGCGGTATTCACGATCGCATTTTTCGTGAGTTAGAAATTGAACTTCCCGAAGCAACCCATTGCGATCCAGCCTGTGCCGTATTTTTACCCGATGAAAGCGAACCGATTAATGTCTGGCGCGATCGCCAAAAGTGGAAACACGAGCGTCAAAGACAATTTCCCAATAGCGAACCATTTTGGCAATTTCTCGAAGACTTATTTTGGCGTAGTTGGCGATTCCAGAGTCGTGATCCGATTTTGCCACCACGCAATCTATGGGATGCATGGCAGTTAATTAAAGCCTTACGCATCGATACCTTAGCAACAGTTCCCTATACCTTTTCGACAGTGGGTGATGCCTTACGTGGTTTTGGATTAGCCAATGACAAAAGATTACGCACCTTTCTCGATTTACAGTTAAAACTCTATTCACAGGTCAACGCTGAAGAAACAGCTTTACTCTATGCTGCAACTGCACTAGCAGTTTCCCAAACCCCTTTAGGGCTATTCCATCTCCAAGGTAGTATGCAGGTATTGAGCGATCGCCTTGTTGCAAGTATTGAGCGAGATGGAGGAAAAGTGTTAATGCAGCATCGGGTTAGCGAGATTAAGGAAAAAGGAAAAAGGAAAAAGGTAAAGGTGGAAAGTCTCAAAACAGCAGAAACTTTTTGGGATGAGGCGGATCATGTTGTGGCAAATGTGACGGTGAATAATTTTGTGCAGCTTTTAGGCGATGCAACTCCTAAGGGTTATGCTCAGAGGGTAAATCATCTCAAACCTGCTTCCGTTGCTTTTGTCGTTTATTTGGGAGTAGATCGCGCCGCTATTCCCAAAGACTGCCCACCACATTTGCAGTTTTTGGAAGCATATGAAGGTTCCCCTATTGATAAACCCCATTCTCTATTTGTCTCAGTGAGCAAGGAAGGCGATGGACGTGCTCCTGAAGGCAAGGCAACAATAATCGCTTCAGAATTTACGGATGCAGCAATTTGGTATGGAGATAATGACTACCTAACTCTCAAACAGAAATTTACAGAACGAGCGATCGCTCAGTTGAGTGCCTACTTCCATCTCAATGAGCAAACCATTATCCATGTAGAAGCTGCTACACCCCAGACCTTTGCGCGATATACAGGACGCGATCGCGGCATCGTTGGTGGTGTAGGAATGCGTGTTTCTACCTTTGGACCCTTCGGTTTTGCTAATCGCACTCCCCTCAAAAACATTTGGCTAGTCGGTGATTCCACTCATCCTGGAGAAGGAACCGCAGGGGTGAGTTATTCAGCATTAACTGTGGTCAGGCAGATAGAGCAGCTACAGTGA